AGCGCGCACTCAGCCTCAACCGCGCCATCACCATGGCCAAGAAGAAGATGCACGAGATCAAGGCGCTCAACAAGACCGACAGCGGCAGCGGAGAATTTCAGGGTTCGCCGGGCTATCGTTTCGCGTACGTGATTCGTGAGCAAGAGCTCGACCTGCAGAAAATTGCCGACGAGCTCGGTGCAGGCAACGCCGTGGCCAACAGCGCCGCAGGCAAATACTTCAAAGAGCGTAATTCTACCGCAAAAAGTGCAACGGGATTAACCTTCAAACTGCTGCATTTTCATGTCGAAGTATTTTTCAACGAAAAAGAAAAGTATGAGCTCGACTATTACCGGGGCCTGGGCATCTGATGCGCAGCATTCGTCGCCTCGCCGGCTTCACGCTCATTGAACTGCTGATCGTCATCGGTCTCTCAGGTTTTATTTTCACGACACTCATGGGCGTTTATCTGCAGGTGAAAAAACTCACCACCGCGCAAACGCAGGTGTCGAGCCAGTCGGCCGCAGTCATCGACGTCGGTGTGGCGATCAGTTACGATCTGGCGAATCTGATATTTGAAAAGTACAATGTGCGCCAGATCTTTCTTGTCGAGAAAGAGCTGCACGGTGGCAAACGATTCGATGCATTTGTATTTCCCTCGGCGGCGCTGAACGCGAATCCGTCGGTGCTGCAGGCGCGCAGCTTCATGGTCGCCTATTTCGTCGAACAAAGCCCTGCCGGTCAGGACTACACCCTATACCGCTCAGAAGACATGTTCATCGACCCAAAAAATCTCTATCGTGGCATCGCGGTACCGGTTCTGAACTTTATTGAAGAATTTCGCGTCGAAGGCTCGAATAACGGGGTCGACTTCGAAGAAAGCTGGGATTTCAAATCGCGCCGGCAGATGCCCCGCTACGTCAGGGCAACGATCAAGTACCGGCCAAGCCAGGCTTCGACTGAAGTACTCGAATATGTGGTCGACGTCAGGCCGCCGATTCTCTGGAACTGAACCAGCTGGCTCCTTTTTCAGGGAACTGTCAGATGTTCCAGAGCTCGGCGATGATTGAATCGGTGAATGCGAGACCAGTTTCAGTGAGCCGAATGGTATTCGTGGTGATATCAATCCACCCTCTGCCCTCTGCCGCCTTGAGCACTGCCATCACCTTCGCGTGCTGCGCTTCTTCGAAATAGCCGAGCAGGCGCGACACAGCCAGCGGCTGCAGCAGACGCAGGCGATTGATCAGCGCATCACGCGGCTGAACGTTGGTATCTTCTTCGGGCAGACTTTCGGCCGCCGTATAGCCGTCGAGCGAGCGAACGTTCAGAAATCTTCGCTCGCCTGTGAAAGCGTGCGCCGCGACGCCAACGCCCAGGTACGGCCGGTGCGTCCAATAGATTTGGTTATGCAGGCAACGAAAATGCGGCAGCGCGAAGTTAGAAATCTCGTAACGCATGAAACCTGACCGCTGCAGGTGGTTGGCGGCAATGCGCATCTGTCTCAGTTGCCGGCCGTCTGCGGGAGCTTCAAGCCGCCCCGCCTCAATGCGGGATTTCAGCAGCGTGCCCGGCTCAATCGTCAATTGGTAGAGCGACAAATGTTTCACACCTGCTGCCAGCGCGAAATCGATGTCGGTGAGCGTGCTTCTGATCGTCTGCCCAGGCACGCCGGTGATAAAATCAGTATTGATATTATCGATACCTGCGTCCTGCACGATCTGTATGACCTTTTCATATGCCCCGCTGTTGTAGAGTCGGCCAAGATATTTCAGCACCGCCGGGTCGCGGCTCTGCATGCCGATGCTGACGCGATTGATTTTTGAGGCTGCCCAGTCTTTGGCAACGTGTTCTGTCAAAGACTCGGGGTTCGCCTCGGCTGAAATTTCGATCGCCGGCAAACTGCGTGCGAACACAGAACGCGCGTGCGCGATGATTTCGCTGAAAACGAATGCCGGGGCCTTTGACGGGGTACCTCCGCCAAAAAATATCGACGCCAGCACTACACTGGCAGAATCTTCGGTAAGGCGCTGGTATTGCCAGTCGATGTCAGCTTTGAGTTTAACGAGATAGCGCGGCCAGAACGCCGCATCGACATGCCTTGCGGCAACCGAATAAAAATCACAATATGCGCACTTGACGTCGCAGAACGGCAGATGCACATAAAGCCCGGCCAGGCGAGCGCGCTGCCGTCTCGGCGGCATCGATGTCCCAGGCGTCAACACAGAGGGCATCCATGCCTGTTGCCGCCTCTGAGACATCCATGTCCAAGGCATCAACACAGAGGGCATCCGTGCCTGTTGCCGCCTCTGAGACATCCATGTCCAAGGCGTCAACACAGAGGGCATCCGTGCCTGTTGCCGCCTCTGAGACATCCATGTCCAAGGCGTCAACACAGAGGGCATCCGTGCCTGTTGCCGCCTCTGAGACATCCATGTCTCAATAATGCAGCAGGCTTTCGATTGCCGGGAAACCGGCGGTACGCAGTTTTTCGCGGCCCTGCAGAAAATCGAGTTCAATAACAAACATTGCCTTCACCACTTCGGCACCGGCGTCTCTGAGCAGACAGGCCGCGGCGGTCGCCGTGCCGCCGGTCGCCAGCAGGTCATCGATGACTGCAACCCGATCGCCTTCTTTCACCGCATCTTCGTGGATTTCAATCGCGTCGGTACCATATTCAAGCTGGTAGGTTGCGCGCAGCGTCTTCCAGGGCAGCTTGCCGGGTTTGCGCAGCAGCACCAGCCCCACACCCAACTCAGTCGCAAGCGCGCTCGCAAAAATAAAGCCGCGCGATTCAATACCGGCAACAGCGGTGAGCCTTTCATTTCTCAACCCATCGGCGAGAGTTTTGATGACCAGCGCAAACGTCTTTGCGTCTTGCAGCACCGGAGTAATATCTTTAAACTGAATGCCCGGCTTCGGAAAATCCGGCACGTTTCTAATCAGTTTATCAATCTGTTTTGCTGTTTCGTTCATGGTTTTCCTTTTTCGGTTTGCCTATCGCGCATCTTGCAGCCTCAATTCACCGGGCTGAAGATATTTGACCACATAGTCAGTGACGCCCTCTTCGAGCGGCGTTTTTTTCAACGCAATGCCTGCTTCGGCCAGCCGCGAGACATTGGCCTGGGTAAAATATTGGTAGCTGCCCTTGAGTGCGGCGGGCATATCGATATATTCAATATTCTTTTCTTTGCCCATGGCAGCGAAAACTGCCGCGGCAAGGTCGTTCCAGCTGCGTGCCACGCCCGAACCGAGATTAAATATGCCGTTCGCGCTGCGTTTGGTAACGAGCTGCGAAATAACATCGACGCAGTCTTTGATGTAGACAAAGTCACGCTTCTGGTCACCGTCGCCGAATTCGGCACGGTTAGATTTGAATAACTTGAGAGATCCCACTTCTGATATCTGGTGAAACGCCTTATAGACAACGCTCGACATGTCACCCTTATGGTATTCGTTCGGGCCGTAGACATTGAAGAATTTTATACCCGCAATGTGTTTTTGCCAGCCGTTCTGAATCGCGACTTCGTCAAAAATCTGCTTTGAATAGCCATAGCGGTTGATAGGCTTGAGGGTCATGCTTGTCGCATCGTCGTCGTTAAAGCCTGCCTCAATGCTTCCATAAGTTGCGGCGCTCGAAGCATAGACGAAGCGAATGCCTTTTTCGAGCGCGTGCTCGGCGATGAAGCGCGTGTAGGCATAATTATTCGCCATCAGGTAGTCGCCCTGTTGTTCGGTTGTCGCCGAACATGCACCCATATGAATAATCGCGCTCACCGACTTGAATGCAGGTGTGCGCAGAGCTTCGAGAAACTGCGACTTATGCACGAAATCGCGGTATTTCAGTGAGACGAGGTTTTTCCACTTTGTCGACGCCTCGAGATTGTCAACGATGACAATGTCGGTTTCACCCAGTGAATTCAGGTGCGCCACCACAGCGCTGCCGATAAAACCCGCCCCACCGGTGACAACGATCATGGGTTCAAACGTCTGCTGCTGACAGGGCGAAAAGCACAAACGCTTGTCCGTGTGTCTGACTCCCATTTTTGGGAGCTAATGACATTCAAGGTCCTTATCATCGAGGATAATCACAGCTTTATCGACAGCCTCAAGGTTATGCTGCGCGATTTATCGCTCGATTTTGCTCAGGCATTTCGTTTCAGCGACGCCGTCGCGCTGCTCGACAAAACAGGTGTTTTCTACAACCGGCAAACGCCAGACAAGCCAGAAGATCTCGTGGCAAGCGAGGTTGAAGCGGCCACCTCATCTGCCAAAAAGAGCAAAGAAAAGGCCGCCACTATGGCCAAGCTTTATAATGAGGGCGGTGTTTTTCTCGTCATTGTTGAACAGAACACCGAATCGAGCATGAAGGGCACAGACTTCGTCGCGCACGCGGTCAAAAGGTACCCCGGCCTGGCAGAAAGTGATTTTGTGATTCTGACACACCGCCTCGACGCTGTCCCGCAGAGAGCGCATGGTTTTCCTGTGCTCGAAAAACCCCTGCGCGCCGCCCAGATTCGCCAGATTGTCAGCGCAAAAATTAAACAGGCGCAAGATATGGTCGACCTGCAAGAGCGCGTCGCTAACGAAAGGTCATCGCCCGCAGCAAAAGCCGAAACGGCCCCAAAACCCGCACGCAAGGGCCTTCGAGACCTGCTAAAGATCAACCGGTCTGGCGATGCAGAAGCAGCCGTCGAAGCGCCTGAGAAAAAGCCGGTGCGCAAGCCACGCAAAACTGCTCAGGCAGCGACTGCAAAAAAGAAGCCGCGCACCACGGCGAAAAAATAGCGTCGCCGCGGCACGCTCAGAAAGCGAGCAAGCGTTCTGTCTCTTTAATAATCTCACTTACGGCCATCATTTTTCCCTGACCCACGTCGCCGCACACGGCCTCGCCGTCAGCCGCGTCAAAAATATGGTAACCGAAACTCTTGCAGACCTTTAGAGAATTCTGCGTCGCGGGGTGCGCGTACATCGAAGGGTTCATCGCCGGGGCAAGCGCGACCTTGCCTGTAAAGGCGAGCAGCGTCGCGGCGAGCACATCGTCGGCTCTGCCCTGGGCTGCCCGCGCAATAAAATCGGCGCTCGCCGGGGCAACGAGCAGCAATTTAGCATCATTGCGCAGCTCTATGTGCTGCATTGCGTCTTGCGATAATGAGGATCTATAATCGTCATCGACCACGACGCGGTTCTCTGACAACGCCCCAAACACGACCGGATTAATCCACCCGGCGGCGGTGCGGGTCATTACCACGTGAACGTCATGGCCCCGCTTCACCAGCTCGCGCACAATGTCGCAGGCACGATAGGCCGCTATCGAAGCGGTAACTCCGTAGATGATTTTCATGTGCTGCTCCTGTGGTGCGCTTGGGTAATGTAACGAAAGTTTCCGTCAATCTGTAAGGGCGAAAAGTATTGCATTTTTTCTGTCGGCACGGCGACGCGACCGTTGTTCAGGCTGTAACCTTTGAGAACTCTGCGGGCGTCTTGTCTGTGCGAAAAGCCCCTTGCATAGTTGAAAGCGGCGCGAAAGAAGGCATGCGAGCGGGCGAGTGCCCGGCGCTGCAAAGCCTGAGGGCGAATGGATTGCTCGCGGTTAGACACGGGATCGCGATAAGACTGCAAATCTGATATCTTAAAAAAATCCCCCTTTGATTTCGAAAGGTACGCACTGTAAGAAACTGCCGGGTAAAGCAGGCTACTGTTGAAATGCAGCCTGTCTTGGCGCTTGCGGTTATACCATAAACCCGACCGTGCAATGCCCGCATTCTGAAAAAGCCGGTTAAATCGGCTCTGCTTCTTGTAACACCGTTTGACAACCGCAATCAGCGGATGCCGGCGAATTTCAGACTGAGTCAAAGACCCAAACTGCCGTGTAGCCTCTTCGGGAAATGCCAGCAGAATCGACTGTGTATAGAAGGCCAGCACCAAATCGCGCCATTTTTCAGGCAGCGCGAGTTTGTGCTTTGCCCTGAATTTCTTCAGATCAGAATCAATCGCCGCGAGATTGTAAAGATCGAGCACAGTCTCAATGGCGCGGTGCCTGGCTTCAGAGCGCAGCTTTTCACGTCGGTCGGGGGCATAATAGTTGCCGGCATAATGGTATACAATCGGGTGCATCACGGTATCGAGGGCGACGTGTGAAAGATAGCCCAGCACAAAGAGCAGCAAACCGTCACGCTGCTCGGTTGAAAATGCCCTGCCCGCGTTTATGTTGGCCTGCAGACGCTCGTCGCGCAGCGTATCGAGCATCACCATAACATGCGCGAGCGAGTCTTCACCTTGCGTACCGTGAATCAATTCGCCCCAAAAAAGACCGCGGTGCTTCACGCGAAGTTCCCAAGGCAGCTTGATGTCGTAGAAAAAAATATCGGGTGAAACCGACCCGAAGTACAAGAGTTGCGGCAGACGTTCGGCTATAAAAACAATCTCGCGCCCAACAGCATGTTTATCGGGAGACGCGGCCGCTGCAAGTGTATGCACTGCCCGCTCAGCCAGAATACAATGGGTGATTTCTTTTGGCATTTCTGTCTTGTTTTGGTATTCAAGGGATGCTGCGCAACCCTTGAATCTTCGGGTAGAACCTACTGCTGCGCAATAAAGTCTTTCAGCAGCTGCGCCTCTGATTCTGTGCGCTTCAGGCGCGCCGAAATGATATCGTCTAACGAGATTAGGCCGACGGTTTTGCCGTCGCGCACCACGGGAAGGTGGTGAATGTGATTTTCTGTCATCAGACCGAGCGCCTGGTCGAGTGGCGTTTCTGAAGGTACCGTCGTAAGATTCTTCGACATGACCTCCCACACTTCAACTTTTTCGAGCTGCGTGTAGCGCTCGGCGATAAGCCGAAGCACGTCTTTCTGCGTAATAATGCCGACAACATCGCCTGCGGGGGTGAGAATCAAAAGGCCCGTCTCTTTTATCGAAAGCATGTGCCTCACTGCCGCCAGCACAGAGTCGGATTGTTTTACCTGCGGTTTCGGCTCGCTTTTGGCATTGATTATATCAAGAACACGCATAATCTACCGCCTGACCTGATTTCGCCGCGACGTAAAGATGATTTTGGTACCTTTAAGGTGTTTTTGCCAGATTATCGATGTACTGGTGGTACCGATCGCTTTCGCCCTTGCGCGAAGAGAAACCCTTTATAGCCACGCCAATCGCGAGATCATCTTGCGGAGTATACCCGGTATAACATATCTGCGTGAATACAGTTATCGGTTGCTGCAACTTGAAAATTACATCGAAGCTGAACCCCTTCTGGTGCACCAGAAACTTCTTGAGTTCGGGGTCGGTCACAACGAGACGCATGCCGCCGCGTGAAATATCGGCGATCGACTGGCGTTTGTTGATCAGCATCGTGTTCGAATCGCGCATCTGGTCGACCATTTCAAACGCAAGCATTTTCAGTTCGAGCGCTGTATCAATGCCAAGTTTCTTCTCGTGAGAAATCAGCTGAATAAAGCCGAGCGGAATCGAGGCGCCGTCGTGGCCCAGATAGATGATGGGCACGATCATCTCTGAAACGATCTTCTTCTTGCGATAGTCTTCCATTACTGTACCAATTTCGGTATTGAGGTGCTCGCGGTAGTCGACAAACCCATCGGTGTCTTCGGGCATATACGACAGCAAGTCTTGCGTGTCGTGTATCATGAGAATTTTCATGGTCTTGCGAACAAGTTCTGTTTTCTCATCGTCTTTTTCAAAAATCTTAACTTTTACTTCATCAGCAAAATCTTTTAGCCGCTGTTGAAATTTCTCGAGGTGAATCTTAACCGAAGTGGGTACGTTAAAGAGCGAGGCGTTGATCGTATTGCGCGCGGCACGAATATTGTTCACGACAACCAGATCTGAACTCATGGCGTAACGGGCAGATTTGCGTTCGTTCGCCGCGATTTTGACGTGCGCGACTGAAAACTTGTACTGGTTTCCGGGCAGCTTATCGCTGATAGCGCCGACTATTTCGAGCTGCTTATTGAATGTGTGGTAGAGCGTCAGCTCGCCCTCAAGATCGCGCAGCGAATCAATGATCAGGCAATTCGGGTCTTTAAAATCAAGAACCTTGACTTCGATCTTCTCATAAAAACCCTTGATCATATAGGTTTTGCCAGCCGCGTATTGGCGCAGCATACCGGGCATCTTAGCCTGGTCTTCTATAATCTGGTATCTTCTTTCAGCCCGTTCTTTGAATACGCTCATGATCAAGAGAGCGAAGACAGCATGTCGCGTACTCTGTCAAGGCGGGTATTGTAATCGGCGAGTTTTTGCTTTTCGGCCTCGACCAGCTCGGCCGGCGCGCGATCGGCGAACTGCGGGCTGTCGAGTTTTGCCTGCGCTGCTTGTCTGCCTTTTTCGATGGAAATGATTTCTTTTTCCAGGCGCCCCTTCTCCCGTTCGATGTCAATCGAGCCAGCGAGATCAAGGTAAACTTCGACACCCTTGCGCAGCACAGCGTGTATCATCTTGGTAGCCGGCTTGTCGAATTTCACCTCGCCGAGCCTTGCGAGGCTCACCAAAAAGGCGGAGTGAGAACGCACGAAATCCGCCGCGCTGGCGTCTTCGAGCATGACATGCACCGCGATTTTAGCACCCGGTTCGACCGAAAGTTCGGCCCTCACCTGCCGGATTTTTCCCGCGAGTTCCAGCATTATGGCAGTGTGATTGTCGGCGGCGGCTGTAGGTGCGTGTGCGCCAGCCTTTGGCCAAGCTGACACCGTGAGCAATTTTGCGTCACCGCCCGGCAGAACACTGGCGAGTTCCTCGGTGATAAATGGCATCGCGGGGTGCAAAAGGCGCAGCGCCGCGCGAAAGACTGTGTAGAGAGTGTAAAGCGCGCCGTCGCGCATCGAGTCATCTTTGAGTGCAACCTTGCTCATCTCGATATACTGGTCGCAGAAAGTTTTCCAGAGAAAGTCGTAGATCGCCAGCGCGTAGTCGGCAAAGTAGAAACCTTCGAGCGCTGCATCGCATTTGGCAATGGCAACATCAAGCTCGCGCAGCACATATTCGTCGATCGCAGAAAGTTTTGGCGCAGCTTTCGGTAATTCATATGCCTCGGGTGTATTCATGAGAATGAAGCGCGCGGTATTCCAGATCTTGTTGCAGAATGCCTGGTAACCCTTGAGGCGCGCTTCGTCGTAGATAATGTCTTTGCCGTCGGGCATGATGCTGATAAGAAAGAAACGGAATGCATCGGTGCCGTATTCGTCCATCTTCTCGAGCGGGTTGACAACGTTGCCCTTCGATTTCGACATCTTCTGCCGGTTGGCGTCGCGCACCAGCGAGTGGATGATCACTTTCTCGAACGGCGTCTTGTGCATGAAGTGCATACCCATCATGAGCATGCGCGACACCCAGAAGAAGATGATGTCGAAACCCGTGACGAGAGTTGAAGTGGGATAGAAATTATCCAGGAGAGGACTCCTTGGAGCTGGATAGTCCCCCTCCCGTCCTCCCCCGCTAGCGGGGGAGGTGCCGGAGGCGGAGGGGGAGCGCGATGGCCACACGTTTTCGATTTCTGCAATCTCCTGTGGCATCAGCGTCGAGAATGGCCACAGCGCTGACGAGAACCACGTATCGAGCACATCTTTGTCGCGCTTGATGTTCTTCGACTTGCAGTGCGAACACTCCGTCGCATCAGAGACGCTCACGGTCACACCTTCGCAGTCACTGCAATACCATGCCGGCACCTGGTGTCCCCACCACAGCTGGCGGCTGATGCACCAGTCTTCGATCTTGTTCATCCAGTCGAAGAACAGGTTCTCCCAGCGTTTGGGGTAAAACTGCGTCGCACCTGAAGTGACTGCGTTCACGGCCTTGTCGGCGAGCGGGCGAATTTTCACGAACCACTGTAGCGAGAGGCGCGGCTCAACGACTGCACCCGAGCGGTACGAGTGTCCCACGCTGTGTCTATGCGGTTCAATTTTTTCAATCAGGCCGCCTTCGGCGCCGGCACCGAGGACATCCTGTCCGCCGGCGCTTTGGTGCGTCCATGCACCTAAATCTTCAACAATCTTCTTGCGGCAGGCCTCGCGGCTTAAGCCCTTGTACGGGCCTGCAAGATCGTTCATGTGCGCCGAGTCGGTCATGACGTTCGTGAGCGGCAGGTTGTGGCGCGTGCCGGTGGCAAAGTCGTTGAAGTCATGCGCCGGGGTAATTTTCACCACGCCGGTTCCGAACTCCTTGTCGACGGAATCATCAAAGACAATCGGGATTAGCTTGTTGAGGAAAGGTACTTTAGCTTTCGCGCCTTTCAAATGCTTGTATCTTTCGTCTTCAGGGTGCACTGCCAGCGCCTCGTCGCCGAGAATTGTTTCGGGGCGCGTGGTTGCAACGAGCAGGTATTTCTTACCATCATGCTCCGCCCCCTCGAGTGGGTAGCGCACGTAGTAGAGGTGACCGCCGATTTCCTTATACTCCACCTCGATGTTCGACAGCGCTGTCTGGTCCTTCGGGCACCAGTTGATCATGCGCTCGCCGCGGTAGATCAAACCTTCGTTGTAGAGTTGCACGAACACGCGGCGAACGATATGGCTTAAGCCTTCGTCCATCGTGAAGCGCTCCATGTCCCAGTTCACGCTCTCACCGAGCTGGCGCTGCTGGTGCGTGATCATGCCGCCCGATTCAGCTTTCCACTGCCACACGCGCTCTTCAAACTTTTCGCGCCCCATGTCTTCGCGGCGCAGGCCCTCTTTCGCGAGCAACCTCTCGACGACGTTCTGCGTCGCGATACCCGCGTGGTCGGTGCCCGGCACCCAGAGCGCAGCTTTACCCAGCATGCGCTGGTGGCGAATCAATATATCCTGCAGTGTGTGGTTGAGCGCATGGCCGAGATGCAGCGACCCGGTGACGTTAGGCGGAGGTATAACAATACTGTAACAATCTTCGGGTTTGAGATCTGCATCCGCCTTACCGGTATTCTTATGGTAATCAAAGTAGCCCTCTTTTTCCCAGAGCGGGTACCACTTTTCCTGCAGCCCCTGCGGATTATAAACGGAGCCGAGTTCCTTCTTCGCCATGCGTTAGGGCTGGCTTTTGAGTCAGGGTGAAAAGCATTGATAGTACAGCCTATTGCGGTCACTTACCGCGAAAGAATTCATAAACCGCGAGTAGCGCTCCAACCAGGCCGATGGCCTGAATTAGTGTCTCTACGGTAGGTTTGAACTCATTGTACGTCGAAACTAGTAAGAGCAGGGTTGTCGCAATACCCGCACCCAGAAAAGCAAGGACGCGCTCGTTCATCGATGCGCAGAGTTCTTGGCGACTTCTTTGGCAACCATGCGCGACAGACCAACCGCCAACAGGTAAATGCCTGAGGTAATGCCGACGATTGCCATGATGAGAGTAAATGTACTCACGGCACGAGTATAACCTGAGCCAACCTGTGCTGGCAACAAAAACAAATGCTCTCAGTTGGCCCCTCCTTGGCCACCGAATTAGCAGTTCGACCAGGCTTGCCGCAAGGTCACTGGCCAAGGAGATCATCTTGCTGTAGCAAACGCTACAATACAACTTTACACCTTAACGCGTCGATAGATTTCGACGCATGTTCAAAGACAGAGTAGCAGTAATTACGGGTTCACAGCGCGGTATTGGCCGCGCGATTGCAGAGTCTCTCGCAGAACAGGGATGCAACATTGTCATCTCTGATATCAACGGCGAGGGCGCACAAAAAACTGCCGATGAAATCGCCGCGAAGTACGGGGTGAAAGCAATCGGTGTTTCGTGCAACGTTACCAAGAAAGAAGAGCAGACCGCGCTCGCCAATGCAGCGGTGGAAAAACTCGGACGCCTCGACATCTGGGTCAACAACGCCGGCGCGATACGCGACGACCTGCTGATGCGCATGTCAGAAGCCGACTGGGATCTCGTGCAGACCGTTAACCTCAAAGGTGTGTTCTTCGGCATCCAGGCAGCAACGAAGGTCATGATGAAAGCCAAGTACGGCAAGATCGTGAACATCTCGTCGGTTGCAGGTCTCGTCGGCAGCGCCGGCCAGGCGAACTACGCTTCAGCGAAAGCCGGGGTGATTGCGATTACGAAGACTGCAGCGCGCGAATACGCTTCACGCAACATTACTGTCAATGCCGTGTGCCCGGGCTTCATTCTGACTGACATGACGAGCAACCTGCCCGACAAGTGGAAAGAAGAAGTTATCAAGCAGACCCCACTGCCAAAACGCGGTGAGCCCGCCGACATCGCGAAGGCAGTCCGCTTTCTTGCATCTTCTGATGCGGATTTTATTACCGGCGTGATCCTTCGTGTGGATGGTGGTATGGTAATAGGCTTGTAAGCGCAGCTTACAAGCCGGGAGACCACCCGAAACCGCCGCGCATTTGTGCCGCCAGGCACAAACAAGAAAACGAAAACCGCGAAGCGTTCGCGTGGTGTTGCCTAAAAGGCAACACAGCGTTTTCGTTTTCTTGGCGGCGCTTGCAGGGTGGTCTAATCTCTGCGAAAATTACCCAGCTACTGCCTTACGATTCTTAAATTCCTCAGCCACAGTCCCCTTCTCCGAAAAGTACTCCTGGCGATAACGCTCCACCAGTGCGCGCGTGTCACGCTGGTTGGGGTGAAAATCCTTCATCAGAAATTGCGGCATCTGCACGAGCACGTTCGTCAGAAAGCCGCCGGGCTTGAAGAGTGCCCATAGGTCGCTCAGGTTGCGCTGCACGTCGAAGAGTTTGCCTTCGCGCGCGATGAGGTATGCCCATGACGTGAGGATTCCCGGCACCATGCAGGTAACGATGATCGGCACCGCGAGAATGCGCTCGAGGTGTTCGTTCTCGCTTACCTGTTGCAGCAAATCGTACGCGACTTCTTTGTGCTCGAGCTCTTCGATACCATGCCAGGTCCACAGCTTGAGCATTTCTGCGTGCGTGCTGCCGCGAAACTCTTCGTGCGTCAGCCATTCTTCAGCAAGGTGCGCGGTGAAATGTTCGGCGAGCGTCGTGATCGCGAGCTGCTGCGAAGGGGAAAACCGTTCGCACAACCACAGGCTGAACTTGATCTGCGCTTCGGGAAATGCCATGTCGAAACCGCGCTTTTCGAACCACTCGTTGAGCTCCTCGTGCTCGCGGCCGTGCATCGCTTCCTGGCCAATGAAACCGGTGATCTTTGCCTTGAGCACCGGGTCTTTCACCTGGTCGCGAAAGTGCCGCACCGATTCGACGAAGTAGCGCTCACCCGGGGGAAAGATCGCCGAGAACACTGCTTTCAGTGTTGTACCAACCACGCTGCCGTTGTAGGCAAAATAGCGCGGCACTTCATCGGGGTGTTTAAACTGCAGGTTGCGCGTGGGTATGCCCACGGCGGCGCCGTTCATTTTGACGGCCTCAGCAGCCATGAATTCGCGGGTATCTTTCATAGGCGAAATATCGGCAAAAGCG
The sequence above is a segment of the Turneriella parva DSM 21527 genome. Coding sequences within it:
- a CDS encoding zinc dependent phospholipase C family protein, producing MPKEITHCILAERAVHTLAAAASPDKHAVGREIVFIAERLPQLLYFGSVSPDIFFYDIKLPWELRVKHRGLFWGELIHGTQGEDSLAHVMVMLDTLRDERLQANINAGRAFSTEQRDGLLLFVLGYLSHVALDTVMHPIVYHYAGNYYAPDRREKLRSEARHRAIETVLDLYNLAAIDSDLKKFRAKHKLALPEKWRDLVLAFYTQSILLAFPEEATRQFGSLTQSEIRRHPLIAVVKRCYKKQSRFNRLFQNAGIARSGLWYNRKRQDRLHFNSSLLYPAVSYSAYLSKSKGDFFKISDLQSYRDPVSNREQSIRPQALQRRALARSHAFFRAAFNYARGFSHRQDARRVLKGYSLNNGRVAVPTEKMQYFSPLQIDGNFRYITQAHHRSST
- a CDS encoding CBS domain-containing protein, producing MRVLDIINAKSEPKPQVKQSDSVLAAVRHMLSIKETGLLILTPAGDVVGIITQKDVLRLIAERYTQLEKVEVWEVMSKNLTTVPSETPLDQALGLMTENHIHHLPVVRDGKTVGLISLDDIISARLKRTESEAQLLKDFIAQQ
- a CDS encoding type II secretion system protein, with product MRSIRRLAGFTLIELLIVIGLSGFIFTTLMGVYLQVKKLTTAQTQVSSQSAAVIDVGVAISYDLANLIFEKYNVRQIFLVEKELHGGKRFDAFVFPSAALNANPSVLQARSFMVAYFVEQSPAGQDYTLYRSEDMFIDPKNLYRGIAVPVLNFIEEFRVEGSNNGVDFEESWDFKSRRQMPRYVRATIKYRPSQASTEVLEYVVDVRPPILWN
- a CDS encoding coproporphyrinogen-III oxidase family protein; this encodes MPPRRQRARLAGLYVHLPFCDVKCAYCDFYSVAARHVDAAFWPRYLVKLKADIDWQYQRLTEDSASVVLASIFFGGGTPSKAPAFVFSEIIAHARSVFARSLPAIEISAEANPESLTEHVAKDWAASKINRVSIGMQSRDPAVLKYLGRLYNSGAYEKVIQIVQDAGIDNINTDFITGVPGQTIRSTLTDIDFALAAGVKHLSLYQLTIEPGTLLKSRIEAGRLEAPADGRQLRQMRIAANHLQRSGFMRYEISNFALPHFRCLHNQIYWTHRPYLGVGVAAHAFTGERRFLNVRSLDGYTAAESLPEEDTNVQPRDALINRLRLLQPLAVSRLLGYFEEAQHAKVMAVLKAAEGRGWIDITTNTIRLTETGLAFTDSIIAELWNI
- the rfaD gene encoding ADP-glyceromanno-heptose 6-epimerase — its product is MIVVTGGAGFIGSAVVAHLNSLGETDIVIVDNLEASTKWKNLVSLKYRDFVHKSQFLEALRTPAFKSVSAIIHMGACSATTEQQGDYLMANNYAYTRFIAEHALEKGIRFVYASSAATYGSIEAGFNDDDATSMTLKPINRYGYSKQIFDEVAIQNGWQKHIAGIKFFNVYGPNEYHKGDMSSVVYKAFHQISEVGSLKLFKSNRAEFGDGDQKRDFVYIKDCVDVISQLVTKRSANGIFNLGSGVARSWNDLAAAVFAAMGKEKNIEYIDMPAALKGSYQYFTQANVSRLAEAGIALKKTPLEEGVTDYVVKYLQPGELRLQDAR
- a CDS encoding adenine phosphoribosyltransferase; protein product: MNETAKQIDKLIRNVPDFPKPGIQFKDITPVLQDAKTFALVIKTLADGLRNERLTAVAGIESRGFIFASALATELGVGLVLLRKPGKLPWKTLRATYQLEYGTDAIEIHEDAVKEGDRVAVIDDLLATGGTATAAACLLRDAGAEVVKAMFVIELDFLQGREKLRTAGFPAIESLLHY
- a CDS encoding type II secretion system protein; this translates as MTLRRRFRFYLLQKGRRGFTLVEVLMAMAIAASMTGLLITSLMNAMSMRQRALSLNRAITMAKKKMHEIKALNKTDSGSGEFQGSPGYRFAYVIREQELDLQKIADELGAGNAVANSAAGKYFKERNSTAKSATGLTFKLLHFHVEVFFNEKEKYELDYYRGLGI
- a CDS encoding flavoprotein; this encodes MKIIYGVTASIAAYRACDIVRELVKRGHDVHVVMTRTAAGWINPVVFGALSENRVVVDDDYRSSLSQDAMQHIELRNDAKLLLVAPASADFIARAAQGRADDVLAATLLAFTGKVALAPAMNPSMYAHPATQNSLKVCKSFGYHIFDAADGEAVCGDVGQGKMMAVSEIIKETERLLAF